The Lonsdalea populi genome window below encodes:
- the rpsM gene encoding 30S ribosomal protein S13 yields MARIAGINIPDHKHTVIALTAIYGVGKTRSQAICAATGIAENVKISELSEEQIEKLRDEVAKFVVEGDLRREVTLSIKRLMDLGTYRGLRHRRGLPVRGQRTKTNARTRKGPRKPIKK; encoded by the coding sequence GTGGCCCGTATAGCAGGCATTAACATTCCTGATCATAAACATACCGTTATCGCATTAACGGCGATCTACGGTGTCGGTAAAACCCGCTCGCAGGCTATCTGCGCGGCTACGGGTATTGCTGAAAATGTTAAGATCAGTGAGCTGTCTGAAGAGCAAATCGAAAAGCTACGTGACGAAGTTGCCAAGTTTGTTGTTGAAGGTGACCTGCGTCGTGAAGTTACCCTGAGCATCAAGCGTCTTATGGACCTTGGAACTTATCGTGGTTTGCGTCATCGTCGTGGTCTGCCGGTTCGCGGTCAGCGTACCAAGACCAACGCCCGTACCCGTAAGGGTCCGCGCAAACCGATCAAGAAATAA
- the rpsK gene encoding 30S ribosomal protein S11 codes for MAKAPIRARKRVRKQVSDGVAHVHASFNNTIVTITDRQGNALGWATAGGSGFRGSRKSTPFAAQVAAERCAEAVKEYGIKNLEVMVKGPGPGRESTIRALNAAGFRITNITDVTPIPHNGCRPPKKRRV; via the coding sequence ATGGCAAAGGCACCTATTCGTGCACGTAAGCGTGTAAGAAAGCAAGTCTCTGACGGTGTGGCTCATGTCCATGCTTCCTTCAACAACACCATCGTAACTATTACCGATCGTCAGGGTAATGCGCTGGGTTGGGCAACTGCCGGTGGTTCCGGTTTCCGTGGTTCTCGTAAATCTACGCCATTCGCCGCTCAGGTGGCAGCAGAGCGCTGCGCTGAAGCTGTGAAAGAGTACGGTATCAAGAATCTGGAAGTTATGGTTAAAGGACCTGGTCCGGGCCGTGAGTCTACTATCCGCGCATTGAACGCGGCTGGTTTCCGCATCACTAATATTACTGATGTGACTCCGATCCCTCATAACGGTTGTCGTCCGCCGAAAAAGCGCCGCGTATAA
- the rpsD gene encoding 30S ribosomal protein S4: MARYLGPKLKLSRREGTDLFLKSGVRAIDSKCKIEQAPGQHGARKPRLSDYGVQLREKQKVRRIYGVLERQFRNYYKEAARLKGNTGANLLQLLEGRLDNVVYRMGFGATRAEARQLVSHKAIMVNGRVVNIASYQVSPNDVVSIREKAKKQSRVKAALELAEQREKPTWLEVDAAKMEGVFKRNPERTDLSADINEHLIVELYSK; this comes from the coding sequence ATGGCAAGATATTTGGGTCCCAAGCTCAAGCTGAGCCGTCGTGAAGGCACCGACCTGTTCCTTAAGTCTGGTGTTCGTGCGATCGATTCCAAGTGTAAAATTGAACAAGCTCCTGGTCAGCACGGTGCTCGTAAACCGCGCCTGTCTGACTATGGTGTACAGTTGCGCGAAAAACAAAAAGTTCGCCGTATCTACGGTGTTCTGGAACGTCAGTTCCGTAACTATTATAAAGAAGCAGCGCGTCTGAAAGGCAATACGGGTGCAAACCTATTGCAGTTGCTGGAAGGTCGTCTGGACAACGTAGTTTACCGAATGGGCTTCGGTGCCACGCGTGCAGAAGCACGTCAGCTGGTTAGCCACAAAGCTATCATGGTAAATGGTCGCGTTGTTAATATCGCTTCTTATCAGGTATCTCCGAATGACGTAGTCAGCATCCGCGAGAAAGCTAAAAAGCAGTCTCGTGTTAAGGCCGCTCTGGAGCTGGCTGAGCAGCGTGAAAAGCCAACTTGGCTGGAAGTTGATGCTGCCAAGATGGAAGGTGTGTTCAAACGTAATCCTGAACGTACCGATCTGTCTGCGGACATTAATGAACACCTGATCGTCGAGCTTTACTCCAAGTAA
- a CDS encoding DNA-directed RNA polymerase subunit alpha produces the protein MQGSVTEFLKPRLVDIEQVSSTHAKVTLEPLERGFGHTLGNALRRILLSSMPGCAVTEVEIDGVLHEYSTKEGVQEDILEILLNLKGLAVRVQGKDEVILTLNKSGIGPVTAADITHDGDVEIVKPQHVICHLTDESASINMRIKVQRGRGYVPASARIHTEEDERPIGRLLVDACYSPVERIAYNVEAARVEQRTDLDKLVIEMETNGTIDPEEAIRRAATILAEQLEAFVDLRDVRQPEVKEEKPEFDPILLRPVDDLELTVRSANCLKAEAIHYIGDLVQRTEVELLKTPNLGKKSLTEIKDVLASRGLSLGMRLENWPPASIADE, from the coding sequence ATGCAGGGTTCTGTGACAGAGTTTCTAAAACCGCGCCTGGTTGATATCGAGCAAGTCAGTTCGACGCACGCCAAGGTGACCCTTGAGCCGTTAGAGCGAGGCTTCGGCCACACTCTCGGTAACGCACTGCGCCGTATTCTGCTTTCATCCATGCCAGGTTGCGCGGTGACCGAGGTTGAGATTGATGGTGTACTACATGAGTACAGCACCAAAGAAGGCGTACAGGAAGATATCCTGGAAATCCTGCTCAACCTGAAAGGGCTGGCGGTGAGGGTTCAAGGCAAAGATGAAGTTATTCTTACCCTGAATAAATCTGGCATTGGCCCTGTGACTGCAGCCGATATCACCCACGACGGTGATGTCGAAATCGTCAAGCCACAGCACGTAATCTGCCATCTGACCGATGAAAGCGCGTCTATTAACATGCGCATCAAAGTTCAGCGTGGACGCGGTTATGTGCCGGCATCTGCCCGTATTCATACGGAAGAAGATGAGCGCCCGATTGGTCGCCTGTTAGTCGATGCCTGCTACAGCCCGGTAGAGCGTATCGCCTACAATGTTGAAGCAGCTCGTGTTGAACAGCGCACCGATTTGGACAAGCTGGTCATCGAAATGGAAACCAATGGTACGATTGATCCTGAAGAAGCAATCCGCCGTGCGGCCACCATTCTGGCTGAACAACTGGAAGCTTTCGTTGACTTACGTGATGTACGTCAGCCGGAAGTCAAAGAAGAAAAACCAGAATTCGATCCGATCCTGCTGCGCCCTGTTGACGATCTGGAATTGACTGTCCGCTCTGCTAACTGCCTCAAGGCAGAAGCTATCCACTACATCGGTGATCTGGTACAACGTACCGAAGTTGAGCTACTCAAAACGCCTAACTTGGGTAAAAAATCTCTTACTGAGATTAAAGACGTGCTGGCTTCACGTGGTCTGTCTCTGGGCATGCGCCTGGAAAACTGGCCACCCGCAAGCATTGCTGATGAGTAA
- the rplQ gene encoding 50S ribosomal protein L17: MRHRKSGRQLNRNSSHRQAMFRNMAGSLVRHEIIKTTLPKAKELRRVVEPLITLAKTDSVANRRLAFARTRDNEIVAKLFNELGPRFASRAGGYTRILKCGFRAGDNAPMAYIELVDRSASTEEVATAE; encoded by the coding sequence ATGCGCCATCGTAAGAGTGGTCGTCAACTGAACCGCAACAGCAGCCATCGTCAGGCTATGTTCCGTAACATGGCTGGTTCTTTGGTTCGTCATGAGATCATCAAGACGACCCTGCCAAAAGCGAAAGAGCTGCGTCGTGTTGTTGAACCGCTGATTACTCTTGCCAAGACCGACAGCGTTGCTAATCGTCGTCTGGCATTCGCCCGTACTCGTGATAACGAGATCGTGGCAAAACTGTTTAATGAACTGGGCCCGCGTTTCGCGAGCCGTGCCGGTGGTTACACTCGTATTCTTAAGTGTGGCTTCCGTGCAGGTGACAATGCGCCGATGGCTTACATCGAGCTCGTTGATCGCTCAGCTTCAACAGAAGAAGTTGCTACTGCAGAATAA
- a CDS encoding IS3 family transposase (programmed frameshift), with the protein MRKARFTEHQIIAVLKSVEAGRTVKDVCREATISEASYYNWKAKYGGMEAADIKKIKDLEDENRRLKQMFADLSLECRALKDVIEKKFLKPAIKRELVSYLTTQFSMSLRQACRTLSLSRTVYFYQPDTRRDEPVIQALTEMAERYPRYGFKKLFQVLRRQGNAWNHKRVHRIYCLLKLNFRRKGKQRLPVRNPAPLATPEALNQSWSIDFMHDALVCGRRFRTFNVVDDFNREALAIEIDLNIPAQRVVRVLDRIVASRGYPLKMRMDNGPELVSLTLAHWAEEHGVMLEFISPGKPTQNAFIERFNRTYRTEILDFYLFRTLNEAREITERWLTEYNSERPHESLNNLTPEEYRLMAEKPEISKSAWN; encoded by the exons ATGCGTAAAGCCCGATTTACTGAGCACCAGATCATCGCCGTCCTGAAGTCCGTCGAAGCCGGGCGGACCGTCAAAGACGTCTGCCGCGAGGCCACTATTTCTGAAGCCAGCTATTACAATTGGAAGGCGAAATATGGCGGTATGGAAGCTGCTGATATCAAAAAAATCAAAGATCTTGAGGACGAGAACCGTCGTCTCAAACAGATGTTCGCCGATCTGAGTCTGGAATGTCGGGCACTGAAAGACGTTATTGAAAAAAAGT TTTTAAAACCAGCGATAAAGCGTGAGCTTGTCAGCTATCTGACGACGCAATTTTCGATGAGCTTACGCCAGGCGTGCAGGACATTATCGTTGAGCAGGACGGTGTATTTTTACCAGCCCGATACCCGCCGGGATGAGCCCGTGATCCAGGCGCTAACAGAAATGGCTGAGCGTTATCCACGGTATGGCTTTAAGAAGCTGTTCCAGGTGCTGCGCAGGCAGGGCAACGCCTGGAACCATAAGCGAGTTCATCGAATTTACTGTCTATTAAAACTGAATTTTCGCCGCAAGGGAAAACAACGTCTGCCGGTACGCAACCCGGCACCGCTGGCAACGCCGGAGGCGCTGAACCAGAGCTGGTCTATTGATTTTATGCATGATGCACTGGTCTGCGGCAGACGTTTCAGGACCTTCAATGTGGTGGATGATTTTAATCGCGAAGCGCTGGCGATAGAAATCGACCTGAATATTCCGGCACAGCGTGTCGTCAGAGTGCTGGACAGGATCGTGGCCAGTCGCGGATATCCGCTGAAGATGCGGATGGATAATGGGCCTGAGCTGGTCTCACTGACGCTGGCACACTGGGCTGAAGAGCATGGTGTGATGCTGGAGTTTATTAGTCCGGGGAAACCGACACAGAATGCCTTTATCGAACGTTTTAACCGGACATACCGGACAGAAATCCTGGATTTTTACCTGTTCAGAACGCTGAATGAAGCACGGGAAATCACAGAGCGCTGGTTGACTGAATATAATAGTGAGCGGCCCCATGAATCCCTGAATAACCTGACACCGGAAGAATACCGGCTGATGGCTGAAAAACCGGAAATCTCAAAAAGTGCGTGGAACTAA
- a CDS encoding DnaJ family domain-containing protein encodes MAISSRGHNQYVGRSLKVNGLVYRDAYKWAERYISEAQKKGAFDDLPGRGKPLHLEDNSCVPEELRAVYHVLANAGYLPPELMDRKEAITLSAMMQENANDHPDYESMSNRLRLLELRLQQAGIDTQFLRGSYSSALNARIGRVESGE; translated from the coding sequence ATGGCGATCTCCTCCAGGGGACATAATCAGTATGTCGGAAGATCTCTAAAAGTGAATGGTTTGGTTTACCGGGATGCTTACAAATGGGCTGAACGTTATATCAGCGAAGCTCAAAAAAAAGGCGCATTTGACGATCTTCCAGGCCGAGGGAAGCCACTTCATCTGGAAGACAATTCGTGTGTACCGGAGGAGTTGCGAGCGGTTTACCATGTGCTCGCAAACGCAGGTTATCTTCCCCCTGAGCTGATGGATCGCAAAGAAGCCATCACCCTTTCTGCAATGATGCAGGAGAACGCAAACGATCATCCTGATTATGAATCTATGTCCAATCGTTTAAGATTGCTCGAATTGCGCTTGCAGCAGGCAGGTATAGATACTCAGTTCTTGAGAGGAAGTTATAGTTCCGCTTTAAATGCCCGCATTGGACGGGTAGAGAGTGGTGAATGA
- the mscL gene encoding large-conductance mechanosensitive channel protein MscL, giving the protein MSFFKGFREFAMRGNVVDLAVGVIIGAAFGKIVSSLVSDIIMPPLGLLIGGIDFKQFHLVLREAHDNIPAVVMNYGVFVQNIFDFIIVALAIFVAINLMNKMRRKEEEKPAAPPKPSAQETLLTEIRDLLKQQSK; this is encoded by the coding sequence ATGAGTTTTTTTAAAGGATTTCGCGAGTTCGCGATGCGTGGAAACGTAGTGGATTTAGCCGTCGGTGTCATTATTGGCGCGGCTTTTGGCAAAATTGTCTCTTCTTTGGTTTCTGATATCATCATGCCACCACTGGGTTTATTGATCGGGGGGATCGACTTCAAGCAGTTCCATCTGGTGCTGCGCGAGGCCCATGACAATATTCCCGCTGTAGTCATGAACTACGGCGTTTTCGTCCAGAATATTTTTGACTTCATCATCGTCGCTCTTGCGATTTTTGTTGCCATCAATTTAATGAACAAGATGCGCCGCAAAGAGGAAGAGAAACCAGCAGCTCCACCAAAACCCTCTGCGCAAGAAACGTTATTAACGGAAATCCGCGATCTGCTCAAACAGCAGAGCAAATAA
- the trkA gene encoding Trk system potassium transporter TrkA, whose translation MKIIILGAGQVGGTLAENLSGENNDITVVDTDMTRLRQLQDKFDLRVVTGYASHPRVLREAGAEDADMLVAVTSSDETNMVACQVAYTLFHTPNRIARIRSADYIRESERLFQSNAVPIDHLISPEQLVIDNIYKLIEYPGALQVVNFAEGKVSIAAVNAYYGGPLVGSAISSMREHIPHIDTQVAAIFRHDRPIRPQASTVIEAGDEVFFVAASQHIRAVMSELQRLEKPYKRIMIVGGGNVGAGLALRLEKEYSVKLIEKNEQRAAELAELLQNTIVFHGDASDQELLAQEHVEQMDVFIAITNDDEANIMSSMLAKRLGAKKAMVLIQRRAYVDLVQGSAIDVAISPQQATISALLGHVRKADIVSVSSLRRGAAEAIEAIAHGDDGTSKVVGRTVENIKLPPGTTIGAIVRGDNVIIATSKTQIEQGDHVIMFLTDKKYVSDVERLFQPSPFFL comes from the coding sequence ATGAAAATTATTATTCTTGGCGCAGGGCAAGTAGGCGGGACACTGGCGGAAAACTTATCAGGAGAAAACAACGATATTACGGTTGTCGACACCGATATGACGCGCCTGCGTCAGTTGCAGGATAAATTCGACCTACGCGTTGTGACCGGATACGCCTCCCATCCCCGAGTCTTGCGTGAGGCAGGAGCGGAAGATGCCGATATGCTGGTAGCCGTGACCAGCTCTGATGAGACCAATATGGTGGCGTGTCAGGTGGCCTACACGCTATTCCATACTCCCAATCGCATTGCCCGTATTCGCTCTGCCGACTATATCCGAGAATCCGAGCGGCTATTTCAGTCCAACGCCGTACCTATCGATCATTTGATCTCCCCGGAACAGCTTGTGATTGACAACATCTATAAGCTTATCGAATACCCAGGCGCGCTGCAGGTCGTGAACTTTGCAGAAGGGAAAGTGAGTATCGCCGCCGTTAACGCCTACTACGGCGGGCCTTTAGTGGGGAGTGCCATCTCATCGATGCGCGAACATATTCCCCACATCGATACTCAGGTCGCAGCCATTTTCCGCCATGACAGACCCATCAGACCACAAGCCTCCACGGTTATCGAAGCAGGCGACGAAGTCTTTTTTGTCGCAGCCTCACAGCATATTCGCGCAGTAATGAGTGAATTGCAGCGGCTGGAGAAACCCTACAAACGCATCATGATTGTCGGGGGAGGTAATGTCGGGGCTGGTTTGGCACTCAGGCTGGAAAAAGAATACAGCGTAAAACTCATTGAAAAGAATGAGCAGCGGGCCGCAGAGCTGGCTGAGCTCTTGCAAAATACTATTGTTTTCCACGGCGATGCTTCCGACCAGGAACTGCTGGCGCAAGAGCATGTTGAACAGATGGATGTGTTTATCGCTATCACTAACGATGACGAAGCTAATATCATGTCATCGATGCTCGCCAAGAGACTTGGGGCTAAAAAGGCAATGGTATTGATCCAACGTCGGGCATATGTCGATCTGGTGCAAGGAAGTGCGATCGATGTCGCGATCTCGCCTCAGCAGGCGACCATTTCCGCGTTACTAGGGCATGTTCGTAAAGCTGATATTGTTAGCGTTTCCTCGCTACGTCGAGGTGCCGCGGAAGCTATCGAAGCCATTGCACACGGCGACGATGGGACTTCGAAAGTGGTTGGCCGCACCGTGGAAAACATCAAGCTCCCACCGGGTACGACGATTGGTGCCATAGTGCGAGGGGACAACGTAATTATCGCGACGAGTAAAACCCAGATAGAGCAAGGCGATCATGTCATTATGTTTTTAACAGACAAGAAGTACGTTTCTGACGTTGAACGTTTGTTTCAACCGAGTCCCTTCTTCTTATGA
- the rsmB gene encoding 16S rRNA (cytosine(967)-C(5))-methyltransferase RsmB produces the protein MKNNYNLRSIAAKAIGQVLDQGQSLSAVLPILQKNISDKDRALLQELCFGTLRVLPQLEWYIQQLMTKPMVGKQRTLHYLLMVGIYQMLFTRIPAHAALAETVNGAVALKRPQMKGLINGVLRQFQRQQDSLVEQASDLESAHLHPSWLLKRIRDAYPTQWQDIIDANNQKPPMWLRVNRLHHARDEYLQLLSETGLNAVAHDENPDAVRLLAPSAVTALPGFSDGWVTVQDASAQGCVHWLSPKNGESILDLCAAPGGKTTHILEAAPEARVMAVDVDTKRLERVTENLERLRLKATVRQGDGRQPADWCEGQTFDRILLDAPCSATGVIRRHQDIKWLRRDSDIQELSALQSEILDAIWPYLKSGGTLVYATCSILPEENQQQITAFLTRHADATLTGTGDLEHPGVQCIPTPEGGDGFFYARLTKG, from the coding sequence ATGAAAAACAATTACAACCTACGCAGCATTGCAGCCAAAGCCATCGGCCAGGTGTTGGATCAGGGTCAGTCTCTCAGCGCTGTCTTGCCCATTTTGCAAAAGAACATCTCCGACAAAGATCGCGCGCTATTGCAAGAATTATGCTTCGGCACCTTGCGCGTTCTTCCACAGTTAGAGTGGTACATCCAGCAGTTGATGACCAAGCCCATGGTGGGCAAGCAGCGGACGTTACATTATCTGTTGATGGTTGGGATCTATCAGATGCTTTTTACCCGCATCCCGGCACATGCCGCGCTGGCCGAAACAGTTAACGGCGCTGTTGCGCTGAAACGTCCTCAGATGAAAGGTCTGATTAATGGCGTCCTACGCCAATTCCAGCGTCAGCAGGATTCACTGGTAGAACAGGCCTCTGATCTGGAAAGTGCTCATTTACACCCCAGTTGGTTATTAAAGCGCATCCGGGATGCCTATCCCACACAATGGCAAGACATCATCGACGCCAATAACCAAAAACCACCGATGTGGCTACGCGTCAACCGACTTCATCATGCCCGGGACGAATACCTTCAGCTGCTGTCTGAAACAGGGTTGAACGCTGTCGCCCATGATGAAAATCCGGATGCCGTCCGTCTGTTGGCCCCCAGCGCGGTAACCGCGCTGCCGGGATTTTCCGATGGCTGGGTGACCGTTCAGGATGCGTCGGCACAAGGTTGTGTACACTGGCTTTCGCCAAAAAACGGTGAATCCATTCTGGACTTGTGCGCCGCTCCAGGGGGCAAAACGACGCATATACTCGAAGCGGCGCCGGAAGCGCGGGTTATGGCTGTCGATGTCGACACTAAACGACTCGAACGTGTGACAGAGAATCTTGAACGACTGCGCCTCAAAGCAACAGTTCGTCAGGGAGATGGTCGCCAACCGGCCGACTGGTGTGAGGGGCAAACGTTTGATCGCATTCTTCTCGATGCGCCCTGTTCAGCAACCGGGGTTATTCGTCGTCATCAGGATATAAAATGGCTGCGCCGCGATAGCGATATTCAGGAGTTGTCCGCGCTGCAATCAGAGATACTCGATGCTATCTGGCCATACCTGAAATCCGGCGGGACGCTGGTCTACGCGACTTGTTCGATATTACCTGAAGAGAACCAACAGCAAATAACGGCATTCCTGACGCGTCATGCGGACGCCACGCTGACGGGCACAGGCGATCTAGAACATCCGGGAGTTCAATGTATCCCCACCCCTGAAGGTGGCGATGGTTTCTTCTATGCTAGGCTGACCAAAGGCTGA
- the fmt gene encoding methionyl-tRNA formyltransferase, with the protein MSLRIIFSGTPDFAAQHLEALLSSQHEIVGVFTQPDRPAGRGNKLTPSPVKVLAEQHAIPVRQPKSLHPTEHQQLVAEFEADVMVVVAYGLILPQAVLDMPRLGCINVHGSLLPRWRGAAPIQRALWAGDSHTGVTIMQMDAGLDTGAMLHKVESPILPEDTSATLYATLAKLGPQGLLSTLDKLSTAEVHAEVQDESLATYAEKLSKEEARLDWSLSAEQLERCIRAFNPWPISYFTVDDLPVKVWRANVIATDSPAAPGTIVQTDKQGIQVATANGILNLTQLQPAGKKPMSAQDLLNSRREWFTPGNQL; encoded by the coding sequence CGGCGCAGCACCTTGAGGCATTGCTTTCCTCACAGCATGAGATCGTCGGCGTATTCACTCAGCCAGACCGCCCTGCAGGAAGAGGAAACAAACTCACACCAAGCCCGGTAAAAGTTTTGGCGGAGCAGCACGCAATTCCAGTTAGACAACCTAAATCGCTGCACCCCACAGAGCATCAGCAGCTTGTTGCCGAATTTGAGGCCGACGTGATGGTGGTTGTGGCTTACGGATTAATCTTGCCGCAGGCTGTGCTGGATATGCCGCGGTTAGGCTGCATAAACGTCCATGGATCGTTATTGCCGCGCTGGCGTGGAGCCGCACCCATTCAGCGCGCGCTGTGGGCAGGTGACAGTCACACGGGCGTCACCATTATGCAAATGGATGCCGGGCTCGATACCGGGGCGATGTTGCACAAGGTGGAGAGCCCTATTCTCCCGGAAGATACCAGCGCCACACTTTATGCCACGTTGGCTAAGTTAGGGCCACAGGGACTGCTTTCTACGCTGGATAAACTGTCCACGGCTGAGGTCCATGCCGAAGTGCAGGATGAAAGCCTGGCAACCTATGCCGAAAAGCTGAGTAAAGAGGAAGCCCGGCTCGACTGGTCACTCTCAGCCGAACAGCTGGAGCGCTGTATTCGGGCATTTAATCCTTGGCCGATCAGTTATTTCACCGTCGACGATCTACCGGTGAAAGTGTGGCGAGCTAATGTCATCGCCACTGACAGTCCAGCGGCTCCAGGAACTATCGTGCAAACCGATAAGCAAGGTATCCAGGTGGCCACCGCAAACGGGATTCTCAATCTCACGCAGCTACAGCCAGCGGGCAAAAAGCCCATGTCGGCGCAAGACCTGTTAAATTCACGCCGCGAATGGTTTACCCCGGGAAATCAGCTGTAA